One region of Aphelocoma coerulescens isolate FSJ_1873_10779 chromosome 12, UR_Acoe_1.0, whole genome shotgun sequence genomic DNA includes:
- the LOC138117590 gene encoding semaphorin-3D-like, translated as MRAAPGHWLPPATLLLCLLLQQLGSSTAWKQHAPRLRLAYKDLLKSNSSRLLLASGDGMDFQALLVDEDRAWLMVGAKNHIFLLHLDHPNREPEKIFWPAPREQVEHCQLAGKNVETECANFIRLLQPLNQSHVFACGTGSYQPVCAFIQLGARGKGAGAPRMQLVMHSLESGRGRCPYSPHEPFTGLLIDGELYSGTSSDFMGSSAAFFRTWVHGAEQSYIRTEQNQDHWLHEPAFVGAYAIPDTYNPHDDKVYIFFRETAMEAGQWERRHIHARVARVCKNDVGGKRSLINRWSTFLKARLVCSIPGPQGTETHFDQLEDVFLLRTRDPQNPLVFGLFTVSSGVFSGSAVCIYSMAALRAAFSGPFAHKEGFDYRWVEYKGRVPYPRPGTCPSETYDPLLQSTKDFPDEVISFMRGHQLMWEPVYPQGRQPVLVRANVPYRLRRLLVHRLDTESRHYDMLFLGTDEGKVLKVALAGGVSRSPEVISLEEISVTKVPSPILDMKLSPKRQELFVSSTHGLLQLSLYRCELYGKTCTDCCLARDPYCTWDSKTCAPHLLTEKRRARCQDVLKADPLSQCQDTAEGTAAVEKVVFGVEKNSTFLECLAHSPQTTIRWLVRRGEETAPSEVRNNAHFLVLEQGLLIRQLAREDMGTYECQAVERSLSRPLTRYSLRVIRHEAMELPPYKRSKGAELGGTHQSPRPRIDLHPGSKGFPRALGAPGTSLDAYCNALRLQERQRQRAWHKWQHQSPDSKNGRVRRHPQRL; from the exons ACCTGCTGAAATCCAACAGCTCTCGCCTGCTGCTGGCCTcaggggatgggatggattTCCAAGCCCTCTTGGTGGATGAAGACAGGGCCTGGCTGATGGTGGGAGCAAAAAACCATATATTCCTGCTCCACCTGGACCATCCCAACAGAGAGCCTGAGAAG ATTTTCTGGCCAGCCCCCAGGGAGCAGGTCGAGCACTGCCAGCTGGCAGGGAAGAACGTGGAG ACAGAGTGTGCCAACTTCATCcgcctcctccagcccctcaacCAGAGCCACGTGTTTGCCTGCGGCACCGGCTCCTACCAGCCCGTCTGTGCCTTCATCCAGCTGGGAGCCAGGGGGAAG GGTGCAGGGGCTCCCCGCATGCAGTTGGTGATGCACTCCTTGGAATCAGGGCGAGGACGGTGCCCATACAGCCCCCACGAACCCTTCACGGGACTCCTCATTG ATGGGGAGCTGTATTCAGGCACCTCCAGCGACTTCATGGGCAGCAGCGCTGCCTTCTTCCGGACCTGGGTGCATGGGGCCGAGCAGAGCTACATCCGCACGGAGCAGAATCAGGACCATTGGCTCCATG AGCCTGCGTTTGTTGGTGCCTACGCCATCCCCGATACCTACAACCCACATGATGACAAAGTCTACATTTTCTTCCGTGAGACGGCCATGGAAGCTGGCCAGTGGGAGCGGCGGCACATCCATGCCAGGGTGGCCAGGGTCTGCAAG AACGATGTTGGAGGGAAGCGCAGCCTCATCAACCGCTGGAGCACGTTCCTGAAGGCCCGCCTGGTGTGCTCCATCCCCGGGCCTCAGGGCACTGAGACCCACTTCGACCAGCTGG AGGATGTTTTCCTCCTGcgcacccgggacccccagaacccccttGTCTTTGGGCTCTTCACGGTCTCCAG TGGTGTCTTCAGTGGCTCTGCCGTCTGCATCTACTCCATGGCTGCCTTGAGAGCTGCCTTCAGCGGCCCCTTTGCACACAAGGAGGGATTCGACTACCGCTGGGTAGAATACAAGGGTCGTGTCCCCTATCCCCGCCCCGGCACG TGCCCCAGCGAGACGTACGACCCCCTCCTGCAGTCCACCAAGGACTTCCCGGACGAGGTGATCAGCTTCATGCGCGGCCACCAGCTGATGTGGGAGCCCGTGTACccgcagggccggcagccggtgCTGGTCCGGGCCAATGTGCCGTACCGGCTGCGGCGGCTGCTGGTGCACCGGCTGGACACGGAGAGCCGCCACTACGACATGCTCTTCCTCGGCACAG ATGAGGGCAAAGTCCTGAAAGTGGCACTGGCCGGCGGGGTGAGCCGTAGCCCCGAGGTgatcagcctggaggagatCAGCGTCACTAAG GTGCCTTCTCCCATCCTAGACATGAAGTTATCACCAAAGCGG caggagctgtttgTGAGCAGCACCCACgggctgctccagctctccctgtACCGCTGCGAGCTCTACGGCAAAACCTGCACTGACTGCTGCCTAGCCAGGGATCCCTACTGCACCTGGGACAGCAAGACCTGCGCCCCACACCTGCTCACCGAGAAGAG GCGTGCCCGCTGCCAGGACGTGCTGAAGGCTGACCCGCTCAGCCAGTGCCAGGACACGGCAGAGG GGACTGCTGCGGTGGAgaaggtggtttttggggtggagaAGAACTCGACCTTCCTCGAGTGCCTGGCGCACTCCCCGCAGACCACGATCCGGTGGCTGGTGCGGCGCGGCGAGGAGACAGCCCCGAGCGAG GTCAGGAACAACGCACATTTCTTGGTGCTGGAGCAAGGGCTGCTGATCCGCCAGCTGGCGAGGGAGGACATGGGCACCTACGAGTGCCAGGCAGTGGAGCGCTCCTTGTCGCGGCCCCTCACCCGATACAGCCTCCGTGTCATCAGGCACGAGGCCATGGAGCTGCCACCGTATAAACGGAGCaagggagctgagctgggagggacccaccAGAGCCCTCGGCCCCGGATTGACCTGCACCCGGGCTCCAAGGGCTTCCCGCGGGCCCTGGGGGCACCGGGCACCAGCCTGGACGCCTACTGCAATGCCCTGCGGCTGCAggagcggcagcggcagcgagCCTGGCACAAGTGGCAGCACCAGTCCCCGGACAGCAAGAACGGCCGGGTGCGGAGGCACCCGCAGCGCctgtga